In Helicobacter sp. 12S02232-10, the following proteins share a genomic window:
- a CDS encoding glycosyltransferase has translation MTKDQIQKLYETIAPFSYCELEFIHTKGRFEKLWKTIPSKHHFSKEMLYKLFAASFFPQYDKIIISDVDVVFLDDVSESFLAFDTNEKSYLAGIRANEPDAIYPLTDWKEGYKKFSQTEFESIQNGIGAGYFIANLKQIRKDNIEQKFLDYLIKNTHKLVLAEQDILNIICYPHIKTLSLRHMICHSMWKQYGEKWENLHPNFYTQDQITQARLHPIQLHYAGNKKPWQYPNAPKSALWYYYVCQTPFAQDFLNELPNAIISLYKQERFFNKLILYICNNPLFIFKPRFYVKLVLFFIRPLRRISKFLS, from the coding sequence ATCACCAAAGACCAAATCCAAAAATTATATGAAACCATTGCCCCCTTCTCTTATTGTGAATTAGAATTCATTCACACAAAAGGACGCTTTGAAAAACTCTGGAAAACTATACCTTCAAAACACCATTTTTCTAAAGAAATGCTCTACAAACTCTTTGCTGCAAGCTTTTTCCCTCAATATGACAAAATTATTATTTCTGATGTCGATGTCGTATTTTTAGATGACGTGAGTGAAAGTTTTTTAGCATTTGACACCAATGAAAAATCCTACCTTGCAGGTATCAGAGCAAATGAACCTGATGCTATTTATCCTCTTACAGATTGGAAAGAAGGTTATAAAAAATTCTCACAAACTGAGTTTGAATCGATTCAAAACGGTATAGGAGCGGGTTATTTTATTGCCAATCTCAAACAAATACGCAAAGATAATATCGAACAAAAATTTCTTGATTATCTGATCAAAAATACTCACAAATTAGTCCTTGCTGAACAAGACATCCTCAATATTATTTGCTATCCTCATATCAAAACTTTAAGCCTAAGACATATGATCTGTCATAGTATGTGGAAACAATATGGAGAAAAATGGGAAAATCTGCACCCCAATTTTTACACTCAAGATCAAATTACACAAGCTCGACTTCACCCAATCCAACTCCATTATGCCGGAAATAAAAAACCTTGGCAATACCCCAATGCCCCCAAATCAGCTCTATGGTATTATTACGTGTGTCAAACCCCATTTGCTCAAGATTTTCTTAATGAACTACCAAATGCAATCATTTCCCTCTATAAGCAAGAAAGATTTTTCAACAAACTGATTTTATATATCTGCAACAACCCGCTATTTATCTTTAAACCCAGATTTTATGTCAAACTTGTTTTATTTTTCATACGTCCATTAAGGCGAATATCAAAATTTTTAAGCTAG
- a CDS encoding SDR family oxidoreductase, translated as MKSFALLTGGNSGIGKSIAEELSKTHKIIFISRNPAKTIEVIQTLPNPDGHKILECDLKNLKKIECIMQEISKDLKIEVFIHSAGVSYISYAKNFSLSEMSDCANINLYSAMMIIKYLLKKSFKSCLKNIIFISSTFSKKGEIANSFYASTKGGLDSYMKSLSVELAPNIRVNSILPGGIFETGMTKKLFTDEQKQEILKKYPLGEGKCEEIAQGVRFLLQNKWISGQQIIIDGGFCA; from the coding sequence ATGAAATCCTTTGCTTTGCTCACAGGTGGAAACTCAGGTATTGGTAAGAGCATTGCTGAAGAATTAAGTAAAACACACAAAATTATCTTTATTTCACGCAATCCCGCCAAAACAATTGAGGTAATACAAACACTCCCAAACCCTGATGGACATAAAATTCTTGAATGCGATTTAAAAAATTTAAAAAAGATTGAGTGCATTATGCAAGAGATTTCTAAAGATCTTAAGATAGAAGTTTTCATCCATTCCGCAGGAGTGAGTTATATTTCTTATGCAAAAAATTTCTCCCTAAGCGAAATGTCAGATTGTGCCAATATTAATCTCTATTCAGCAATGATGATCATAAAATACTTGCTCAAAAAATCATTCAAATCCTGTCTTAAAAATATTATTTTTATCTCTAGCACATTCTCAAAAAAAGGAGAAATTGCAAATAGTTTTTACGCTTCTACAAAGGGTGGATTAGATTCTTATATGAAAAGCCTAAGCGTGGAACTTGCACCAAATATTCGGGTCAATTCCATTCTTCCAGGAGGCATATTTGAAACAGGTATGACAAAAAAACTTTTTACCGATGAACAAAAACAAGAAATTCTAAAAAAATACCCGCTTGGAGAAGGAAAATGCGAAGAGATTGCACAAGGCGTGAGATTTTTACTTCAAAATAAATGGATAAGTGGGCAACAAATCATCATTGATGGAGGATTTTGTGCCTGA
- a CDS encoding AAC(3) family N-acetyltransferase has protein sequence MENKNLILFKNNHQAITKEILFNSLLEIGANECEYLFIHSELNFGTPNETMSKKELLSEIFDVFINLNVPNLIMPTFSFSFCAREDFNLQKTKSPMGIFSEYFRKHPNAKRSIDPLMSCALIGKDQSLLEISKHSCGKGSLFDKLHHKNDVKFLFFGNIVSDCFTYSHYIEKILEVPYRYDKTFEGKIILEDKTYQDSFILPVRYANVKAFEDDRLNKLLQNEIKEIKTGKSQIQIVNEKNAYALIYEAIEKDIDFMLKTPYPRDTLDNSYLYEKKVAL, from the coding sequence ATGGAAAATAAAAATCTGATTCTTTTTAAAAATAATCATCAAGCCATCACAAAAGAAATCTTGTTTAATTCCTTGCTTGAAATTGGGGCAAACGAATGTGAATATCTGTTTATCCATTCTGAACTGAATTTTGGAACACCCAATGAAACAATGAGCAAAAAAGAGCTCTTATCCGAGATTTTTGATGTTTTTATCAACCTTAATGTCCCTAATCTCATTATGCCTACCTTTAGCTTTAGTTTTTGTGCTAGAGAAGATTTTAACTTGCAAAAAACCAAATCCCCTATGGGAATTTTTAGCGAATATTTTAGAAAACATCCTAATGCTAAACGTAGCATTGATCCCTTAATGTCTTGCGCACTCATAGGTAAAGATCAAAGTCTGCTAGAAATCTCCAAACACTCTTGTGGCAAAGGAAGTTTATTTGATAAATTGCACCATAAAAATGATGTAAAATTTTTGTTTTTTGGCAATATAGTAAGTGATTGTTTTACTTATTCTCATTATATTGAAAAAATACTTGAAGTTCCCTACAGATATGATAAAACTTTTGAAGGTAAAATTATTCTAGAAGACAAAACCTATCAAGACAGCTTTATTTTACCCGTCAGATATGCCAATGTAAAAGCATTCGAAGATGATAGATTGAATAAATTACTCCAAAATGAAATCAAAGAAATTAAAACAGGAAAATCCCAAATCCAAATCGTGAATGAAAAAAATGCCTATGCCCTAATCTATGAGGCAATAGAGAAAGACATAGACTTTATGCTTAAGACTCCTTATCCAAGAGATACCCTAGACAATAGTTATCTTTATGAAAAAAAAGTTGCCCTATGA
- a CDS encoding SPASM domain-containing protein: MEPFVRLVKERGADFAQFRPFTGNTLNIMPILENLRKKYEDENFKIVASYQKYKEMNDPLHRGYDKCHGMFFSTVISADFKVWACLHFRQSDKHFLGDLREQTMEQIWRGSRIREVYESINCAECPILCRNDSFNRTLNRLSLNVTNSEFL; the protein is encoded by the coding sequence ATGGAACCTTTCGTTCGTCTTGTAAAAGAAAGAGGAGCTGATTTTGCACAATTCAGACCTTTTACAGGGAATACGTTAAACATTATGCCTATTCTAGAAAATTTGAGAAAAAAATATGAAGATGAAAATTTTAAAATTGTCGCAAGCTATCAAAAATACAAAGAAATGAACGATCCGCTTCATCGAGGTTATGACAAATGTCACGGAATGTTTTTTTCCACAGTTATTTCAGCAGATTTTAAAGTTTGGGCCTGTCTACATTTCAGACAAAGTGATAAACACTTTTTGGGTGATTTGAGAGAACAAACAATGGAACAAATTTGGAGAGGTTCAAGGATTAGAGAAGTCTATGAATCCATCAATTGTGCAGAATGTCCTATTTTATGTCGAAACGATAGCTTTAATCGAACGCTTAATCGACTAAGCCTTAATGTTACCAATAGTGAATTCTTATAA
- a CDS encoding radical SAM protein, with protein MKINNFNSDEKILHYTDKIDYFFNFHKTLVVAELDLTNKCNHRCPGCCGNNENNAELSKEQVEEVVQGLKSLECKGVILSGGGEPTISPHFEYAIHLLKQAGINIGLNSHGMNLDEQKAHIIASNLEYFRISLDAGSPEMYEKIHGMKPHHFEKTLENIALFSKTKKALGGGGL; from the coding sequence ATGAAAATCAACAATTTTAATTCTGACGAAAAAATATTGCATTACACAGACAAAATTGATTATTTTTTCAATTTTCACAAAACCTTAGTTGTTGCCGAACTTGATTTAACCAATAAATGCAATCATCGATGTCCTGGATGTTGCGGAAATAATGAAAATAATGCTGAACTTTCAAAAGAACAAGTTGAAGAAGTTGTACAAGGATTAAAAAGTCTTGAGTGCAAAGGTGTGATTCTCTCAGGAGGTGGAGAACCAACTATCAGTCCGCATTTCGAATATGCCATTCACTTACTCAAACAAGCAGGTATCAATATTGGTCTTAATTCCCACGGAATGAATTTAGATGAACAAAAAGCACATATTATTGCAAGCAATTTAGAATATTTTCGAATCAGTCTTGACGCGGGAAGTCCTGAAATGTATGAAAAAATACACGGAATGAAACCCCATCATTTTGAAAAAACACTTGAAAATATTGCTCTTTTTTCTAAGACTAAAAAAGCTCTAGGGGGGGGGGGGCTCTAA
- a CDS encoding DegT/DnrJ/EryC1/StrS family aminotransferase → MTINVNKPYLPDIKKYQKYLEIIWKNHHLTNFGPLSRMLEEKLCEYLGISNLLFVSNGTIALQIAYKLAGLKKNDEVITTPFSFVATTGTLLWEGFNPIFCDIDSKNFCIDTNKILPLLTPKTKAILPVHVFGNACEVEILQTIAKNHNLKIIYDGAHAFGVNYKNKSIFEYGDLATLSLHATKIFHTVEGGLIIAKDPAMIDEARKIINFGLSDSFPQTLGINAKNSEFHAAMGLCLLEDLDFILQERQRIWEYYYEHLKNDFVFQNLHQYSTNNYHYFPILFQKESTLLESLSKLGDENIFPRRYFYPSLNTLNFNPSKSSCTISEDISKRILCLPMYVGLSQKIQDKIIEILKKSI, encoded by the coding sequence ATGACTATAAATGTAAATAAACCTTATCTTCCAGATATTAAAAAATATCAAAAATACCTAGAAATCATTTGGAAAAATCATCATCTTACAAATTTCGGACCTCTTTCCCGTATGCTTGAAGAAAAACTATGTGAATATTTGGGGATTTCGAATTTATTATTTGTAAGCAATGGAACCATTGCTCTTCAAATTGCATACAAACTTGCTGGATTGAAAAAAAACGACGAAGTGATTACTACTCCCTTTTCATTCGTTGCTACTACAGGGACATTATTATGGGAAGGCTTCAATCCGATTTTTTGCGATATTGATTCAAAAAATTTCTGCATAGATACAAATAAAATTTTACCACTCCTTACTCCCAAAACAAAAGCAATTTTACCCGTTCACGTATTCGGCAACGCCTGCGAAGTGGAAATTTTACAAACAATTGCCAAAAACCACAATCTCAAAATCATTTATGATGGAGCGCATGCCTTTGGAGTAAATTATAAAAATAAAAGTATTTTTGAATATGGCGATTTAGCAACCTTAAGTCTCCACGCAACCAAAATCTTCCATACTGTTGAAGGGGGGCTTATCATTGCAAAAGATCCCGCTATGATTGATGAAGCTAGAAAAATTATTAATTTTGGGCTTTCTGATTCTTTTCCTCAAACACTTGGAATCAATGCTAAAAATAGTGAATTTCATGCTGCTATGGGATTATGCTTACTTGAAGATTTGGACTTTATCTTACAAGAGAGACAAAGAATTTGGGAATATTACTATGAACATTTAAAAAATGACTTCGTTTTCCAAAATCTTCATCAATACTCCACTAATAATTATCACTATTTTCCGATTTTATTCCAAAAAGAATCTACCCTTCTTGAAAGTCTTTCAAAATTAGGTGATGAAAATATCTTTCCAAGAAGATACTTTTATCCTAGTTTAAATACATTAAATTTTAATCCCTCAAAATCTTCTTGTACCATATCAGAAGACATATCCAAAAGAATTCTTTGCTTGCCTATGTATGTGGGATTGTCTCAAAAAATACAAGATAAAATCATCGAAATTTTGAAAAAAAGCATATGA
- a CDS encoding acyl carrier protein, with protein sequence MEKIYAKLQDILEADNLSDNDILDNFEDWDSLSIITLITFLDKEYGVNLYTNEIKATKSVKDLMDLIKSKLK encoded by the coding sequence ATGGAAAAAATATATGCAAAACTACAAGACATTTTAGAGGCAGACAATCTCTCAGATAATGATATTTTAGATAATTTTGAAGATTGGGATAGTTTGAGCATCATCACTCTAATCACATTTTTAGATAAAGAGTATGGTGTAAATCTCTATACAAACGAAATCAAGGCCACAAAATCCGTAAAAGATTTAATGGATTTAATCAAAAGCAAACTCAAATGA
- a CDS encoding acyl carrier protein, with product MEEKIKQIILELRPDIELDQTIEFINDGVFDSFDIISLVASLDKEFGISIDGSKITPKYFNTLKDIQNLVKESKNEL from the coding sequence ATGGAAGAAAAAATAAAGCAAATCATTCTTGAATTAAGACCTGATATTGAACTCGACCAAACAATAGAATTCATTAATGATGGGGTATTTGATTCCTTTGATATCATTTCATTGGTCGCTTCTCTTGACAAAGAATTTGGAATTTCCATAGATGGGAGCAAAATTACTCCAAAATATTTCAACACACTCAAAGATATTCAAAATTTAGTGAAAGAAAGCAAAAATGAACTTTAA
- a CDS encoding amino acid adenylation domain-containing protein, giving the protein MKINVVEYLQETLQKYPDKIGFEDSNQKLSFKDFFQYSLHISTHLSNLELDCVVIAIFLPKNIESLLCISGILLSGNIYMPLDIKSPQERLKSILENIAPGFIITDIAHKNKIQDIFPEEKILLIENLLEKTENIKTNFASRIDTDPAYIINTSGSTGVPKGVVVSHRSIIDYIEWILSEKSICPTSDDVIGNQSPFYFDKSLFDIYPTFSIGNKLILLPEQAFIFPAKALEILEEKEINYIYWVPSILNTIAHYDLLKNTKPKLDKIFFGGEAMSAKILNYFKSHYPNATFGNLYGPSEITDICAYYIVKKELKDTDPIPIGKPCRNTQIVIIDEENNKICTQGKSGEIYIRGSCLSLGYYNDLEKTKSVFVQNPLHHLFYDRMYKTNDLGYYNQEGEIILIGRKDFQIKHNGYRIELGEIENALGDFRAISNHCAIYANNQIILCYESQKEIAKTEFLKHLKNRLAKYMMPHLFLHFEKLPLNANGKIDRKTIQANICSTNQNG; this is encoded by the coding sequence ATGAAAATCAATGTGGTGGAATATCTCCAAGAAACACTTCAAAAATACCCTGATAAAATAGGCTTTGAAGATAGCAATCAAAAACTTAGTTTCAAGGATTTTTTTCAATATTCTCTTCATATTTCAACCCATTTAAGCAATTTAGAACTTGATTGCGTTGTTATCGCTATCTTCTTACCTAAAAATATTGAATCACTCCTATGCATTAGTGGTATTTTGCTTTCTGGAAATATTTATATGCCCTTAGATATCAAAAGCCCTCAAGAAAGACTCAAATCAATTTTAGAGAATATTGCTCCTGGATTTATCATTACAGATATTGCCCATAAAAATAAGATTCAAGATATTTTTCCTGAAGAAAAAATTCTACTCATAGAAAATCTATTAGAAAAAACAGAAAATATAAAAACAAATTTTGCTTCTAGAATTGATACAGATCCTGCTTACATTATCAACACTTCAGGTTCAACAGGGGTACCTAAGGGAGTAGTAGTTTCTCATAGAAGCATCATTGATTATATTGAATGGATTTTAAGTGAAAAATCTATTTGCCCCACAAGCGATGATGTGATTGGTAATCAATCGCCATTTTATTTTGATAAGTCTTTATTTGATATTTATCCAACATTTAGCATTGGGAACAAGCTGATTTTACTTCCCGAACAGGCATTTATTTTTCCTGCCAAAGCTTTAGAAATTTTGGAAGAAAAAGAAATTAATTACATCTATTGGGTGCCTTCTATCTTGAATACTATCGCACATTATGATTTGCTCAAAAACACCAAACCCAAACTAGATAAAATATTTTTTGGTGGCGAAGCAATGAGTGCAAAAATTTTGAATTATTTCAAATCTCACTACCCAAATGCCACCTTTGGAAATCTTTACGGACCTAGTGAAATCACAGATATTTGCGCTTACTATATCGTTAAAAAAGAACTCAAAGATACAGATCCCATTCCCATAGGAAAACCCTGCAGGAATACTCAAATAGTTATTATTGATGAAGAAAATAATAAAATTTGCACACAAGGAAAGTCAGGAGAAATCTATATTCGCGGGAGTTGTCTATCACTGGGCTATTACAATGATTTAGAAAAAACAAAGTCTGTTTTTGTGCAAAATCCTCTACACCATTTATTTTATGATAGGATGTATAAAACAAATGATCTAGGCTACTATAACCAAGAGGGTGAAATTATTCTGATAGGTAGAAAAGATTTTCAAATCAAACACAATGGCTATCGTATCGAGCTTGGGGAAATTGAAAATGCTTTGGGAGATTTTAGAGCAATCAGCAATCATTGCGCCATCTATGCAAATAATCAAATTATTCTTTGCTATGAAAGTCAAAAAGAAATTGCCAAAACAGAATTCTTGAAGCATTTAAAAAACAGACTTGCAAAATATATGATGCCACATCTATTTTTACATTTTGAAAAACTTCCCTTGAATGCCAATGGCAAGATTGATAGAAAGACAATTCAAGCCAATATTTGCTCAACAAATCAAAATGGATAA
- a CDS encoding SDR family oxidoreductase codes for MNYTFLSGATSDIGKAIAHSLSKSRTLLLSARDKKKLEEIELIPDFPHKILPLDLNHIQDIKPSIESFILGGGGIDTFIHCAGDASFGAIKHFDYTHALASFNVNILSCCEIISILLKKSNKNCLKNIILISSISTLKGYKGTSIYAAAKAGLNSLARSLCNELSPKVRINSICLGPIPTNSNAYLDQNNSDISGFHSGNCEDVAGLVEFLCSKSSVYINGQNIVLDGGRSVIG; via the coding sequence ATGAACTATACATTTCTTAGCGGAGCAACTTCAGATATTGGAAAGGCAATTGCACACTCACTAAGCAAAAGTCGCACACTCCTTTTAAGTGCGCGAGATAAAAAAAAGTTGGAAGAAATCGAATTGATTCCTGATTTTCCTCATAAAATCTTACCTCTCGATCTTAATCATATCCAAGATATTAAACCCTCTATAGAAAGCTTTATTCTAGGGGGGGGGGGGATAGACACTTTTATTCATTGCGCTGGGGACGCTAGCTTTGGGGCTATCAAACATTTTGACTATACCCACGCACTTGCAAGTTTTAATGTAAATATTTTAAGTTGCTGTGAAATCATTTCCATATTATTAAAAAAATCAAATAAAAATTGCCTTAAAAATATCATTCTGATTTCAAGCATATCCACGCTCAAAGGGTACAAGGGTACAAGTATTTATGCAGCAGCAAAAGCGGGGTTAAATTCTTTGGCAAGAAGCTTATGCAATGAACTGAGTCCTAAAGTAAGAATCAACTCCATCTGTCTTGGACCTATCCCTACAAATTCGAATGCATATTTAGATCAAAATAATTCAGATATAAGCGGATTTCATTCGGGAAACTGCGAAGATGTAGCAGGATTAGTAGAATTTTTATGTTCAAAATCTTCTGTCTATATCAATGGACAAAATATCGTTCTTGATGGAGGAAGAAGCGTTATAGGATGA
- a CDS encoding ketoacyl-ACP synthase III, whose product MNFNFIGKKISSITSILPENESFFDDEISNYNFPPKKSRILKELMGYEKHRVASPNTLASDFIIAGFEHLFTNNIIEKDEIDAFIYVTQSPDYLVPQTSTIIQHKVGLKKDILCFDLNQGCAGFIHGLFQAFFMLENPKIQKVAIANSDVLSHKVNKKDRNSYPLVGDGGSIAIVEASKIKNEIFCFNQTFGENALAISIPAGGFKLPSTDATAKDFEDEDGNIRSLNNLVMQGASVFSFVQEYVPVMVDSLLKEAKLSKEEIDYFLFHQPNKFMLEKLADKMQIPHHKMPNNIVQNFGNGSGITIPLNICFNLSSDAKKNPLKVCLGGFGVGLTLSGIIMDLEKIPHLQLITLKESYANLTE is encoded by the coding sequence ATGAACTTTAATTTTATTGGAAAAAAAATCTCCTCAATTACTAGCATACTCCCAGAAAATGAAAGTTTTTTTGATGATGAAATTTCCAATTATAACTTCCCGCCCAAAAAATCAAGAATTCTCAAAGAACTTATGGGATACGAAAAACACAGGGTTGCGTCTCCCAATACGCTTGCTTCTGATTTTATCATCGCTGGATTTGAACATCTTTTTACAAATAATATTATAGAAAAAGATGAAATTGACGCCTTCATTTATGTTACCCAATCTCCTGATTATCTTGTTCCACAAACTTCAACCATTATCCAACATAAAGTCGGACTAAAAAAAGATATTTTATGCTTTGATTTAAATCAGGGTTGCGCAGGGTTTATTCACGGACTTTTTCAAGCATTCTTTATGCTAGAAAACCCTAAGATTCAAAAAGTAGCCATTGCAAATTCAGATGTTTTGAGCCATAAAGTCAATAAAAAAGATCGCAATAGTTATCCCCTAGTAGGTGATGGTGGGAGTATTGCCATCGTTGAAGCAAGCAAAATCAAAAATGAAATCTTTTGTTTCAACCAAACTTTCGGAGAAAATGCACTTGCTATTTCCATCCCTGCAGGTGGCTTTAAACTCCCCTCCACAGACGCAACAGCCAAAGATTTTGAAGATGAAGACGGCAATATCAGAAGTTTAAACAATCTTGTTATGCAAGGGGCTTCCGTTTTTAGTTTCGTGCAAGAATATGTGCCTGTAATGGTAGATTCACTATTAAAGGAAGCAAAACTTTCCAAAGAGGAAATTGATTATTTTCTCTTTCATCAGCCCAATAAATTTATGCTTGAAAAACTTGCCGATAAAATGCAAATTCCTCACCATAAAATGCCCAACAACATCGTGCAAAATTTTGGCAATGGAAGTGGGATCACGATACCTCTTAATATTTGCTTTAATTTATCCTCTGATGCCAAAAAAAATCCCTTAAAAGTCTGCCTTGGTGGATTTGGAGTGGGACTCACACTCTCAGGGATTATTATGGATTTAGAAAAAATTCCTCATCTGCAACTCATAACCCTAAAGGAATCCTATGCAAACCTTACTGAATAA
- the rfbA gene encoding glucose-1-phosphate thymidylyltransferase RfbA, translating into MKGIILAGGSGTRLYPTTLALSKQLLPIYDKPMIYYPLSVLMLAQIREILIISTLKDIPFFQKIFGDGSWLGINIEYCVQQNPDGLAQGLILAENFIGNDTIALILGDNIFYGQGFYPMLNIAKDNALKSQATIFAYPVKDPERFGVVEFNEHLEVISLEEKPQKAKSKFAITGLYFYDNSAIKIAKTIVPSKRQELEITDVNIAYMKENRLKVQLLGRGFAWLDTGTHDSLIEASSFVQTIEHRQGYKIACLEEIAYNNGWIDTDIIFKRSQELKKSGYGKYLETLLAKDINQK; encoded by the coding sequence TTGAAAGGTATTATCTTAGCAGGAGGTAGCGGGACAAGACTATACCCGACCACCCTTGCCCTATCTAAACAACTTCTCCCCATCTATGACAAACCAATGATCTATTATCCGCTCTCTGTATTAATGCTTGCTCAAATTAGGGAAATTTTAATCATCTCTACTCTTAAAGATATTCCTTTTTTTCAAAAAATCTTTGGTGATGGTTCTTGGCTTGGGATAAATATAGAATATTGTGTCCAACAAAACCCAGATGGGTTGGCTCAAGGATTGATTTTGGCAGAAAATTTTATTGGAAATGACACTATAGCACTCATACTCGGAGATAATATATTTTATGGGCAAGGATTTTATCCAATGCTAAACATCGCAAAAGATAATGCCCTAAAATCCCAAGCCACTATTTTTGCTTATCCCGTAAAAGACCCCGAAAGATTTGGTGTGGTAGAATTTAATGAACACCTTGAAGTTATCAGTTTAGAAGAAAAACCTCAAAAAGCAAAAAGTAAGTTTGCTATAACCGGTCTTTATTTTTATGACAATTCGGCCATCAAAATTGCCAAAACCATTGTGCCAAGCAAACGACAGGAACTTGAAATCACTGATGTTAATATTGCCTATATGAAAGAAAACAGACTGAAAGTTCAGCTACTAGGAAGAGGATTTGCGTGGCTTGATACAGGAACACACGACAGCTTGATTGAAGCAAGCAGTTTTGTTCAGACCATTGAACATAGACAAGGCTATAAAATTGCCTGTTTGGAAGAAATCGCTTATAATAACGGGTGGATTGATACTGATATAATTTTCAAACGGTCTCAGGAATTGAAGAAAAGTGGCTATGGAAAATACCTAGAAACACTATTAGCAAAAGATATAAATCAAAAATAA
- a CDS encoding acyl carrier protein, whose product MQTLLNKIQDLLDVKDLDLQSKLNDFDEWDSLSMVALISFAQKYYHINISINELMACQNIQNICDLILPLGGGADKLKSSLSSISLLFSIQKSA is encoded by the coding sequence ATGCAAACCTTACTGAATAAAATCCAAGATCTATTAGATGTCAAAGACTTAGATCTCCAATCAAAATTGAATGATTTTGACGAATGGGATAGTTTAAGTATGGTCGCCCTAATTTCTTTTGCGCAAAAATATTACCATATTAATATCAGCATTAATGAATTAATGGCGTGTCAAAATATTCAAAATATTTGTGATTTAATATTACCGCTGGGGGGGGGGGCAGATAAACTAAAATCATCACTCTCTTCAATCTCTCTTTTATTTTCGATCCAAAAAAGTGCTTGA